From Macaca mulatta isolate MMU2019108-1 chromosome 1, T2T-MMU8v2.0, whole genome shotgun sequence, the proteins below share one genomic window:
- the ZRANB2 gene encoding zinc finger Ran-binding domain-containing protein 2, with product MSTKNFRVSDGDWICPDKKCGNVNFARRTSCNRCGREKTTEAKMMKAGGTEIGKTLAEKSRGLFSANDWQCKTCSNVNWARRSECNMCNTPKYAKLEERTGYGGGFNERENVEYIEREESDGEYDEFGRKKKKYRGKAVGPASILKEVEDKESEGEEEDEDEDLSKYKLDEDEDEDDADLSKYNLDASEEEDSNKKKSNRRSRSKSRSSHSRSSSRSSSPSSSRSRSRSRSRSSSSSQSRSRSSSRERSRSRGSKSRSSSRSHRGSSSPRKRSYSSSSSSPERNRKRSRSRSSSSGDRKKRRTRSRSPERRHRSSSGSSHSGSRSSSKKK from the exons ATGTCGACCAAGAATTTCCGAGTCAGTGACGGGGACTGGATTTGCCCTGACAAAAA atgTGGAAATGTAAACTTTGCTAGAAGAACCAGCTGTAATCGATGTGGTCGGG agaaAACAACTGAGGCCAAGATGATGAAAGCTGGGGGCACTGAAATAGGAAAGACACTTGCAGAAAAGAGCCGAGGCCTATTTAGTGCTAATGACTGGCAATGTAAAAc TTGCAGCAATGTGAATTGGGCCAGAAGATCAGAGTGTAATATGTGTAATACTCCAAAGTATGCTAAATTAGAAGAAAGAACAG GATATGGTGGTGGttttaatgaaagagaaaatgttgaATATATAGAAAGAGAAGAATCTGATGGTGAATATGATGAG TTTGGacgtaaaaagaaaaaatacagagggAAAGCAGTTGGTCCTGCATCTATATTAAAGGAAGTTGAAGATAAAGAAtcagagggagaagaagaggatGAGGATGAAGATCTTTCCAAATACAAATTAGATGAG GATGAGGATGAAGATGATGCTGATCTCTCAAAATATAATCTTGATGCCAGTGAAGAAGAAgatagtaataaaaagaaatctaataGACGAAGTCGCTCAAAGTCTCGATCTTCACATTCACGATCTTCATCACGCTCATCCTCCCCCTCAAGTTCAAGGTCTAGGTCCAG GTCCCGTTCAAGAAGTTCTTCCAGTTCGCAGTCAAGATCTCGTTCCAGTTCCAGAGAACGTTCGAGATCTCGTGGGTCGAAATCAAG ATCCAGCTCCAGGTCCCACAGGGGCTCTTCTTCCCCACGAAAAAGATCTTATTCAAGTTCATCATCTTCTCCTGAGAGGAACAGAAAGAGAAGTCGTTCTAGATCTTCTTCATCTGGTGATCGCAAAAAAAGACGAACAAGATCACGGTCACCCGAAAG ACGCCACAGGTCATCTTCTGGATCATCCCATTCTGGTTCCCGTTCaagttcaaaaaagaaataa
- the ZRANB2 gene encoding zinc finger Ran-binding domain-containing protein 2 isoform X1: protein MSTKNFRVSDGDWICPDKKCGNVNFARRTSCNRCGREKTTEAKMMKAGGTEIGKTLAEKSRGLFSANDWQCKTCSNVNWARRSECNMCNTPKYAKLEERTGYGGGFNERENVEYIEREESDGEYDEFGRKKKKYRGKAVGPASILKEVEDKESEGEEEDEDEDLSKYKLDEDEDEDDADLSKYNLDASEEEDSNKKKSNRRSRSKSRSSHSRSSSRSSSPSSSRSRSRSRSRSSSSSQSRSRSSSRERSRSRGSKSRSSSRSHRGSSSPRKRSYSSSSSSPERNRKRSRSRSSSSGDRKKRRTRSRSPESQVIGENTKQP from the exons ATGTCGACCAAGAATTTCCGAGTCAGTGACGGGGACTGGATTTGCCCTGACAAAAA atgTGGAAATGTAAACTTTGCTAGAAGAACCAGCTGTAATCGATGTGGTCGGG agaaAACAACTGAGGCCAAGATGATGAAAGCTGGGGGCACTGAAATAGGAAAGACACTTGCAGAAAAGAGCCGAGGCCTATTTAGTGCTAATGACTGGCAATGTAAAAc TTGCAGCAATGTGAATTGGGCCAGAAGATCAGAGTGTAATATGTGTAATACTCCAAAGTATGCTAAATTAGAAGAAAGAACAG GATATGGTGGTGGttttaatgaaagagaaaatgttgaATATATAGAAAGAGAAGAATCTGATGGTGAATATGATGAG TTTGGacgtaaaaagaaaaaatacagagggAAAGCAGTTGGTCCTGCATCTATATTAAAGGAAGTTGAAGATAAAGAAtcagagggagaagaagaggatGAGGATGAAGATCTTTCCAAATACAAATTAGATGAG GATGAGGATGAAGATGATGCTGATCTCTCAAAATATAATCTTGATGCCAGTGAAGAAGAAgatagtaataaaaagaaatctaataGACGAAGTCGCTCAAAGTCTCGATCTTCACATTCACGATCTTCATCACGCTCATCCTCCCCCTCAAGTTCAAGGTCTAGGTCCAG GTCCCGTTCAAGAAGTTCTTCCAGTTCGCAGTCAAGATCTCGTTCCAGTTCCAGAGAACGTTCGAGATCTCGTGGGTCGAAATCAAG ATCCAGCTCCAGGTCCCACAGGGGCTCTTCTTCCCCACGAAAAAGATCTTATTCAAGTTCATCATCTTCTCCTGAGAGGAACAGAAAGAGAAGTCGTTCTAGATCTTCTTCATCTGGTGATCGCAAAAAAAGACGAACAAGATCACGGTCACCCGAAAG CCAGGTGATTGGTGAAAACACTAAACAACCCTGA